DNA from Prevotella melaninogenica:
TAGTGATCACGGAGCTCATCGCCATACTGTGCATTCTTAATCTTATTACGGTTTACGTAAGCCGACTCAATTTGAGAGAGGTATTCAGCCTTCATACGGTCGTACTCGCCTGCTGTAAAGCCATACTGACGAACGCGCTGTGCCTCACGATAGATAGCTGCAAGTGCTTCGAGGTCCTTGCCTTCCTTTGCATCAGCTGCCATATTGAAGGCTGCCTTTGGCTTAGAAAGCATGTAATCGCCATCGTAAGAATAAGCACCAGTGAAAGGACAGTCAGCCTTCTGAGCCAACTCAGAGAGTCGCTGATTGAGCATCATGGTAATGATGTTCTTTGCATAAGAGTCTACATAGTAGTACATATCGCCCTTCTGTGCGTCAGGGAAGGCGTCATGCTTCATACTGAAACCAACCTGACTGTAAGGCATCTCCTTATCTTTACCAAACACGTAGATAGCGTCCTTGGTGTCTGGCACAGCCTCTTCTACAACCTGTGCAGCATTGGCAGGAACAGTAGCGTTTGCCCAAAGCTTCTTAATCTCATTCTCAGTGTGGTCTACATCAATATCACCTACAACGATGATACACTGATTATCTGGACGATACCACTTCTTATAATAATCGCGGAGGTCCTGATAAGGGAACTTGTCAACAATGCTCATCAAACCTATTGGCATACGATGACCATACTTTGAGTTAGGATAGAACTTTGGCAACACGTCATCATAGATTCGCATCACTGGTGTACGGCGCAGCTGCCACTCCTGATGAATAACACCACGTTCCTTATCTATCTCCTTGTCAGCAAGTGTCAAGCCGTTTGACCAGTCCTTAAGAATCAACAGACAAGAGTCGAGTGCTGTCTGACGAGCAGTAGGTACGTCGCAAATACGATAGACAGTCTGGTCAATACTGGTGTAAGCATTCAAGTTGCTACCGAACTCAACACCGAGTGAACGGGTGAATTCGAGGAGCGTTGAGTCAGGGAAATGCTCTGAACCATTGAATGCCATGTGCTCAAGGAAGTGAGCCAAACCACGCTGATTATCGTTCTCTTGAATAGAACCAACACGTTGTGCAATGTAGAAGTTAGCTACATGCTCTGGCCATTCGTTGTGAAGGATGTAGTAAGTTAAGCCATTGCTGAGCTTACCTTGTCTTACGTTCTTATTCACAGGGATAGGTCCCATCTGCTGTGCAGAGACCATTCCAGTGACAAAGAGTAAGACGATTAAGAATAAATGTTTGATTTTCATCTTAAACGTTGTTTGTAATTTAATATTAGTTTTATGGCGCAAAGATACATAAAAATCCGTTACGCAATCCGATTTTTTTATTTTTTATATATTGACAAACCCAAATCGTTCATTAGAGCCTAAACATATTTTGTTTTATTATCGAGCAGATTGTTTGGTTTTGGAACGCAGGCGTAGCGGGCTACGTCAAGTTACAAAGACACACAAGATGCCGATAAGAAAATAAAAGATGTTAGGAAACAATACCATAGTAATAAGAACAATACATATTGTGATCTAATGATCGATTTAGGTTAAAGTATCAATAAAGATTATTCTGTCAATAAGTCCATCTGCTGATGCTCGTTATACTGGATATTACGAGGGTGATGTTCGAGTATTTCTTGTCGTAGTGTAGAGGTATCAATATGCGTGTAAATCTCTGTTGTTCCGATACTTTCGTGTCCCAACATTGCCTGAATTGCACGCAAGTCGGCACCACCTTCGAGCAAGGAAGTGGCAAAGGAGTGGCGAAGGGTATGTGGGGAAATTGTTTTCTTAATACCAGCTTCAACCGCATATCGCTTAATCATGATAAGAATCATCGTACGAGTCAGGTGCTGTCCACGACGATTTAGGAAGACATAATCCTCCTCTCCGGGTTTGATTTTCATCACATTACGATCGGCAAACCAATAGTTTAGCTCGTCTAAAGCACGCGGTGAGATTGGAACCAAGCGTTCCTTCGAACCTTTACCCATCACTCGGATATACTGTTCTTCAATATATAGGTTGGAAAGTTTTAGGTTGGTGAGCTCCGACACACGCAGTCCACAAGAGAACAAGACTTCGATAATGGCACGATTGCGATGTCCTTCCCATTTTGATAGGTCTATCGCTTGCTCTAAGAGGTCTACTTCAGCCGTGGAAAGAACCTCTGGTAGGTGGTCAGGTTGCTTTGGTGACTCTAACAACTCAGTCGGATCTACTTCTAAATAACCATCAATAACGAGGAAACGATAGAACTGGCGCACCCCACTGAGAATGCGTGCCAAAGAGCGAGGACCAATACCAAGGTCGGAGATAAAGGCTGCAAAGTATTCTAAATCTTCTAACTTCACATCCAACACATCGACCTGTTCCACAGCAAGATAGCGAAAGAGCTTATCCACATCACGCATATAAGCATCCAACGTATTCGCCGAGTAGCCTTTCTCTAACTTCAGATAACGGCGGTAACGGCTGACAATATCCTTTGAATTCTTGTCTGTTTCCATTTAATTTCTTATTTTTGCATACTGCAATTTATATGCAAAGATACATCAAAAAACGATATTTGAGAAGAAAGAGATATGAAAGTAATCATTATTAATGGTCCCAACTTGAACCTGTTAGGGGTGCGTGAACCTGAGATATATGGTAGTCTGTCTATGGACACCTTCCTTTCACAACTGCGTGAAAGCTATCCTAACTGTACTATTGACTATTATCAAAGTAATGTTGAGGGCGAACTCATCAACAAACTACAGGAGACTGGCTTCTCATATGATGGCATTATCCTCAATGCTGGGGCTTATACACATACAAGTATTGCGCTTTTAGATTGCATTCGCTCTCTACAAACGCCAGTGATTGAAGTACATATCAGCAATGTTAACGACCGCGAGGACTTCCGTCGCCACTCTATGATTGCCCCAGCCTGCAAGGGAACTATTCAGGGCTTTGGTCTTAACAGCTACAGATTGGCTATAGAAGCATTGTCGCTCCTATAACCTTTCAACACTCATCATCCCCATTATAACCCATGCCAACAACCAACACCTATACTTCTCTCACTGACGAAGCGGGCTGCGATGCCTATCTTGCCTCGCATATTGATCCAGAAGGCGATTATCTTTATCGTCTTTATCGTGCCACAAATATTCATACTATTCACGGACGTATGGCAAGCGGACACCTGCAAGGTCGTCTCTTGAAGATGCTTGTACAGATGATACGTCCTAAGAATATCCTCGAAGTGGGTACTTTCAGTGGATACTCGGCTATCTGTATGGCGGAGGGATTGGAGGAAGATGGCAAACTCTATACCTTTGAAATCA
Protein-coding regions in this window:
- the xerA gene encoding site-specific tyrosine recombinase/integron integrase encodes the protein METDKNSKDIVSRYRRYLKLEKGYSANTLDAYMRDVDKLFRYLAVEQVDVLDVKLEDLEYFAAFISDLGIGPRSLARILSGVRQFYRFLVIDGYLEVDPTELLESPKQPDHLPEVLSTAEVDLLEQAIDLSKWEGHRNRAIIEVLFSCGLRVSELTNLKLSNLYIEEQYIRVMGKGSKERLVPISPRALDELNYWFADRNVMKIKPGEEDYVFLNRRGQHLTRTMILIMIKRYAVEAGIKKTISPHTLRHSFATSLLEGGADLRAIQAMLGHESIGTTEIYTHIDTSTLRQEILEHHPRNIQYNEHQQMDLLTE
- the aroQ gene encoding type II 3-dehydroquinate dehydratase, whose translation is MKVIIINGPNLNLLGVREPEIYGSLSMDTFLSQLRESYPNCTIDYYQSNVEGELINKLQETGFSYDGIILNAGAYTHTSIALLDCIRSLQTPVIEVHISNVNDREDFRRHSMIAPACKGTIQGFGLNSYRLAIEALSLL